A region of candidate division TA06 bacterium DNA encodes the following proteins:
- the murB gene encoding UDP-N-acetylmuramate dehydrogenase has protein sequence MVKTSKILDLPQGLAGEFLFNEPLSGHTSFRIGGPAELLAIPYGEQSLAELLVKIKRQKLNYYVLGNGSNLLAEDRGYKGVVIKIARGFKNLSRDRNRLTVDSGYSLPALVDYCAREGLSGMEWAVGIPGSLGGALVMNAGAYGGQIADSVKKVWGLTPEGKKLKLSPQQINFSYRQANYPKGFVITGAELELKPGRRSSIEKAMALYLSKRKKNQPLTMPSAGCIFKNPPGDSAKRLIAVAGMKGQKLGGAAVSVKHANFIVNQGGAKAAEVLALIKKIQSQAYQRLGIRLIPEVKILGK, from the coding sequence ATGGTTAAAACGTCAAAGATACTCGATCTGCCCCAGGGGCTGGCCGGGGAATTCCTTTTCAACGAGCCGCTGAGCGGACACACTTCCTTCCGGATCGGCGGGCCGGCGGAACTGCTGGCCATTCCATATGGCGAGCAGTCCCTGGCGGAATTGCTGGTCAAAATAAAAAGACAAAAACTGAATTACTACGTCCTGGGCAACGGATCCAACCTGCTGGCCGAAGACCGGGGATACAAAGGGGTGGTGATCAAGATCGCCAGGGGTTTCAAGAATCTTTCCCGGGACAGGAACCGCCTGACGGTGGACAGCGGATATTCCCTTCCGGCCCTGGTGGATTACTGCGCCAGGGAAGGCCTGTCCGGGATGGAGTGGGCGGTGGGTATCCCCGGCTCCCTGGGCGGGGCGCTGGTGATGAACGCCGGGGCCTACGGCGGACAGATTGCCGACTCGGTAAAAAAGGTCTGGGGACTGACCCCGGAGGGAAAGAAACTGAAACTCTCCCCCCAACAGATAAATTTTTCCTACCGCCAGGCCAATTATCCCAAGGGGTTTGTGATCACCGGAGCCGAGTTGGAGCTTAAGCCGGGGCGCCGGAGCAGCATTGAAAAAGCCATGGCCCTCTACCTTTCCAAACGCAAGAAGAACCAGCCCCTCACCATGCCTTCGGCCGGGTGCATCTTCAAGAACCCGCCGGGCGATTCTGCCAAGAGGCTGATCGCGGTGGCCGGGATGAAAGGCCAGAAGCTGGGCGGAGCGGCGGTCTCGGTCAAGCACGCCAATTTCATAGTCAACCAGGGGGGGGCCAAGGCGGCCGAAGTGCTGGCCCTGATAAAAAAGATCCAAAGCCAGGCCTACCAGCGGCTGGGCATCAGGCTGATCCCCGAGGTCAAGATCCTGGGGAAATAA
- a CDS encoding UDP-N-acetylmuramoyl-tripeptide--D-alanyl-D-alanine ligase — translation MEPMLLSQVAGAVGGSLQGPDRNVSGVSIDSRSLIADQLFAAIKGPKFDGHDFLAAARQSGAAAALVSAHNSKDKPGLEGFPLITVPDTTAALQQLAGYYRKKFSLKMTAVTGSNGKTTTKEMTALVLSQKYRVLKNHGNLNNQYGIPLSLFNIEREHQVAVMELGMSGLGEITALCQMVLPELGIITNAGEGHTEFLKDVQNVARAKAELLEALPGPGTAIINYDDGNLKAHAGKARSRVLGFSIESGSDYRAEDLDLTEQGIKFTLKGVRFQLPVLGRHNVYNALAAAAAGEVWGIDLKSAALALADFQPASMRLEMMEAGRFKILSDCYNANPQSMQAALAVLKNLPAQRKVAILGDMKELGQISSDRHRHTGRLAAQSAGLVLSAGPLAGEIHRGAKEQGVEARHFEDTSSLIQNLSGLLLPGDLILVKASRSMHFEEVLEAIKRIQ, via the coding sequence ATGGAGCCCATGCTGCTGTCACAGGTCGCCGGAGCGGTGGGGGGCAGTCTGCAGGGCCCGGACCGGAATGTTTCAGGCGTCAGCATCGACAGCCGTTCCCTGATAGCGGATCAATTGTTCGCGGCCATCAAGGGTCCGAAGTTCGACGGGCATGATTTTCTGGCCGCAGCCCGACAGAGCGGGGCAGCAGCGGCCCTGGTCTCGGCTCATAATTCCAAGGACAAACCGGGCTTGGAAGGTTTTCCCCTGATCACCGTTCCCGACACCACGGCGGCCCTGCAGCAGCTGGCCGGATATTACCGCAAAAAATTCTCCCTGAAGATGACGGCCGTCACCGGCAGTAACGGCAAGACCACCACCAAGGAAATGACGGCTTTAGTATTATCCCAAAAATACCGGGTGCTTAAAAATCACGGAAATCTAAACAACCAGTATGGCATACCCCTTTCGCTCTTTAATATTGAGAGGGAACACCAGGTAGCGGTGATGGAACTGGGGATGAGCGGTCTGGGGGAGATCACAGCTCTTTGCCAAATGGTGCTGCCGGAACTGGGGATCATCACCAATGCCGGCGAAGGCCACACTGAATTCTTAAAGGACGTTCAGAACGTGGCCCGGGCCAAGGCCGAACTTTTGGAGGCCCTGCCGGGTCCCGGCACGGCCATCATCAATTACGACGATGGGAATTTAAAGGCCCATGCCGGAAAAGCCAGATCCAGGGTGCTGGGATTCTCGATAGAATCCGGCTCCGATTACCGGGCGGAAGACCTTGATCTGACGGAGCAGGGGATAAAGTTCACCCTAAAAGGGGTCCGGTTCCAACTGCCGGTGCTGGGCAGGCACAACGTCTACAATGCCCTGGCGGCGGCGGCGGCCGGAGAGGTTTGGGGAATAGATCTCAAGTCTGCGGCCCTGGCTTTGGCTGATTTTCAACCTGCCTCGATGCGGCTGGAGATGATGGAGGCCGGAAGATTTAAAATACTGAGCGACTGTTACAATGCCAACCCCCAGTCCATGCAGGCGGCCCTGGCGGTGCTGAAAAATCTTCCGGCCCAAAGAAAAGTGGCCATTCTGGGGGACATGAAGGAGCTGGGTCAGATTTCTTCCGACCGGCACCGGCATACCGGAAGGCTGGCGGCTCAGTCCGCCGGACTGGTGCTCTCCGCCGGGCCGCTGGCAGGGGAAATCCACCGGGGAGCAAAAGAACAGGGAGTGGAGGCCCGTCATTTCGAGGATACCTCCAGTCTGATTCAAAACCTTTCCGGACTGCTCCTGCCCGGAGACCTGATCCTGGTCAAGGCTTCCCGTTCCATGCATTTTGAAGAAGTATTAGAAGCAATAAAGAGGATCCAATAA
- a CDS encoding phospho-N-acetylmuramoyl-pentapeptide-transferase, whose amino-acid sequence MLYYLFYPLAEQVHLFNLFRYITFRSASALVTALLISFLLGPLIIGWLKKLKIKDTGREDLPDEHRNKVGTPTMGGLIILAAIIIPVLLWADLSNQYIQISLAATILLGLIGFYDDYLKVVKKNPKGLVGRKKLLGQFAVALLIAVYLRFFPLNPEYATKTSLLFFKNVFIDLAWFYIPFVTLVIVFTSNAVNLTDGLDGLAIGVFLFAAAAYAVMCYITGNFKWAQYLNLLFMKGSGELTVLCAAMVGAAMGFLWYNTHPAEIMMGDTGSLALGGVIGTVSVLIKQEILLGLVGGVFVMEAFSVILQVASFKSTGKRIFRMTPIHHHFQKIGWSEQKIVVRFWIIAFICALVALSTLKIR is encoded by the coding sequence GTGCTGTACTATCTGTTTTATCCCCTGGCCGAGCAGGTCCACTTATTCAATCTGTTCCGTTATATCACCTTTCGTTCGGCCTCGGCCCTGGTGACGGCGTTGTTGATCTCCTTTCTGCTGGGACCCCTGATCATCGGCTGGCTGAAGAAGCTCAAGATCAAGGACACCGGCCGGGAAGACCTTCCGGACGAACACCGTAACAAGGTCGGCACCCCCACCATGGGCGGGCTGATAATCTTGGCGGCCATAATCATCCCGGTGCTCTTGTGGGCCGACCTTTCCAACCAGTACATTCAGATATCTCTGGCGGCCACCATCCTTTTGGGTCTGATCGGCTTCTATGACGATTACCTGAAAGTGGTCAAAAAAAACCCCAAGGGACTGGTGGGCCGGAAAAAACTGCTGGGGCAGTTCGCAGTGGCCCTGCTGATAGCCGTATATCTCAGGTTCTTTCCCCTCAATCCGGAATACGCCACCAAGACCAGCCTGCTGTTCTTTAAAAATGTGTTCATAGACCTGGCCTGGTTCTACATTCCCTTTGTGACCCTGGTGATAGTGTTCACCTCCAATGCGGTGAATTTGACCGACGGGTTGGATGGCCTGGCCATAGGGGTCTTTCTTTTCGCCGCCGCCGCTTACGCCGTAATGTGCTACATCACCGGCAACTTCAAATGGGCCCAGTACCTCAACCTGTTGTTCATGAAGGGCTCGGGCGAACTGACGGTGCTTTGCGCCGCGATGGTGGGAGCGGCCATGGGTTTTCTTTGGTACAACACCCACCCGGCCGAGATCATGATGGGGGACACCGGCTCACTGGCCTTGGGCGGGGTGATAGGAACGGTCTCGGTGCTGATCAAGCAGGAGATCCTGCTGGGACTGGTGGGAGGGGTGTTCGTGATGGAGGCCTTTTCGGTGATCCTCCAGGTGGCCTCCTTCAAGTCCACCGGGAAGAGGATATTCAGGATGACCCCCATCCATCATCACTTCCAGAAGATAGGATGGAGCGAGCAGAAGATAGTGGTCCGGTTCTGGATCATCGCCTTCATCTGTGCTTTGGTGGCATTGAGCACCCTAAAGATCAGATAA
- the murD gene encoding UDP-N-acetylmuramoyl-L-alanine--D-glutamate ligase produces MKLELKNKTAAVIGAGRSGLAAARLLKKNGARVLLSEGRSLSSQAESDLKAAGIQYETGGHSGKVLEADLVVISPGVRLELPILAEARKKNIPLIGEMELAYQLTPAKIIGITGTNGKSTTTSMLGGILQAAGLDCYIGGNLAPGRPVCELALEAGPQSFIVAEVSTFQLESIVDFKPHIGIITNITPDHLDRHPDFETYAKLKARLLENQTPADYAVLNADDEMVMKYASGAGLQKMMFSLLPRVERGTCLDQGTMCWAQGKELVPLMRASELAVPGQHNVQNALAAAAAALILKISPATIKQALETFKGVPHRLEEAGMVNGVRYINNSMCTNSAAGVSSLRAFGEQMVVIAGGKEKNVDLSDFLKEIAQKAGAAVLIGECRDRMERELSNLGMKNLHKAGSMKEAVLQASALARPGQLVMLVPGAASFDMFNDFEDRGNQFKQAVAGLKKNELP; encoded by the coding sequence TTGAAGCTGGAACTTAAAAATAAAACAGCGGCGGTGATCGGTGCCGGAAGAAGCGGACTGGCGGCGGCCCGTCTGTTGAAAAAGAACGGAGCCAGGGTACTGTTATCCGAGGGAAGATCTTTAAGCTCCCAGGCAGAATCAGACTTAAAGGCGGCCGGCATACAATATGAAACCGGCGGACATTCCGGAAAAGTTTTGGAGGCCGATCTGGTGGTGATAAGTCCCGGGGTCAGACTGGAACTGCCCATATTAGCGGAAGCCAGGAAAAAGAACATTCCATTGATCGGCGAGATGGAACTGGCCTATCAGCTGACCCCGGCCAAAATCATCGGGATCACCGGCACCAACGGAAAATCCACCACCACTTCCATGCTGGGCGGGATATTGCAGGCCGCCGGGTTGGATTGCTACATCGGCGGCAACCTAGCGCCGGGTCGGCCGGTCTGCGAGCTGGCCCTGGAAGCCGGCCCCCAAAGTTTCATCGTGGCCGAGGTCAGCACCTTCCAACTGGAATCCATCGTGGATTTCAAACCTCATATTGGCATCATCACCAACATCACTCCCGACCATCTGGACCGGCACCCGGATTTTGAGACCTACGCCAAACTTAAGGCCCGGCTGCTGGAGAACCAGACCCCTGCCGATTATGCCGTTTTGAATGCCGATGATGAGATGGTGATGAAATATGCCTCGGGGGCCGGGTTGCAAAAAATGATGTTTTCCCTGTTGCCCAGGGTGGAGCGGGGGACCTGTCTTGACCAGGGGACGATGTGCTGGGCGCAGGGCAAGGAACTGGTCCCGCTGATGCGGGCTTCTGAACTGGCGGTGCCCGGACAGCACAATGTCCAAAATGCCCTGGCCGCCGCGGCCGCGGCCCTGATCCTGAAAATCTCACCGGCCACCATCAAACAGGCGCTGGAAACCTTCAAAGGCGTACCCCACCGGCTGGAGGAAGCGGGGATGGTGAACGGCGTCCGCTACATCAACAATTCCATGTGCACCAACTCCGCGGCCGGGGTCAGCTCGCTGCGGGCCTTCGGGGAACAGATGGTGGTCATTGCCGGGGGCAAGGAGAAGAACGTCGACCTTTCCGATTTTCTTAAGGAGATCGCCCAAAAGGCAGGGGCGGCGGTGTTGATAGGAGAATGCCGGGACCGGATGGAGCGGGAGCTTTCAAACCTGGGAATGAAGAACCTTCACAAGGCCGGAAGCATGAAAGAGGCGGTTTTGCAGGCCTCGGCTCTGGCCCGGCCCGGCCAGCTGGTGATGCTGGTGCCGGGGGCCGCCAGTTTTGACATGTTCAATGATTTTGAGGACCGGGGCAACCAGTTCAAACAGGCTGTGGCCGGATTGAAGAAGAATGAACTACCGTAA
- a CDS encoding UDP-N-acetylmuramate--L-alanine ligase, whose protein sequence is MFGKIKKIHFVGIGGIGMSGIAEVLLNLGYQVSGSDLKLSEVTDRLQQMGARIAEGHRPENLGQVEVVVTSSAVHDDNPEVRAARDRKIPVIRRAEMLAELMRMKYGIGVAGTHGKTTTTSMIGQVLTKAGMDPTLVIGGKVKTLGSNAKLGAGQYLVAEADEFDRSFLKLSPTLAVITTIEAEHLDCYKDLDEIKNAFVEFANKVPFYGAIVACLDEKGVQAILPRLEKRCITYGFSPQAELKAKDVKFNGMETSYTAFNGRGEFGQIRLKLPGMHNVKNSLAAVAVGLDLEIPFSVIAQALYEFSGVYRRFEIKGEKNGILVIDDYGHHPTEIEATLKAAKDAFGRRVIAVFQPHLYSRTRDFYKEFGSAFYQADLLIVTGIYPAREQPIEGVSGKLVADAARELGHRQVQYFEQRSQVAAELKTMARPGDIIITLGAGDIYKAGEEYLNG, encoded by the coding sequence ATGTTCGGAAAAATCAAAAAAATTCATTTCGTGGGGATCGGCGGGATCGGAATGAGCGGCATCGCCGAGGTCCTGCTGAACCTGGGCTACCAGGTCTCTGGCTCGGACCTGAAACTGTCCGAGGTCACCGACCGCCTCCAGCAGATGGGGGCCAGGATCGCCGAGGGCCACCGGCCCGAGAACCTGGGCCAGGTGGAGGTGGTGGTCACCTCCTCGGCCGTCCACGACGACAACCCCGAGGTCCGGGCCGCCCGGGACCGCAAGATCCCGGTGATCCGGCGGGCCGAGATGCTGGCCGAGCTGATGCGGATGAAATACGGCATCGGGGTGGCCGGCACCCACGGCAAGACCACCACCACCTCCATGATCGGGCAGGTGCTGACCAAGGCCGGGATGGACCCCACCCTGGTGATCGGCGGCAAAGTGAAGACCCTGGGCAGCAATGCCAAGCTGGGGGCCGGCCAGTACCTGGTGGCCGAGGCCGACGAGTTTGACCGTTCGTTCTTAAAACTTTCGCCCACCCTGGCGGTGATCACCACCATAGAGGCCGAGCACCTGGACTGTTACAAGGACCTGGACGAGATCAAGAACGCCTTCGTGGAGTTCGCCAACAAGGTCCCGTTCTACGGGGCCATCGTGGCCTGTCTGGATGAAAAGGGGGTCCAGGCCATCCTGCCCCGGCTGGAGAAGCGCTGCATCACCTACGGCTTTTCTCCCCAGGCCGAGCTCAAGGCCAAAGATGTCAAGTTCAACGGAATGGAAACCTCCTACACCGCCTTCAACGGCCGGGGGGAGTTCGGGCAGATCAGGCTGAAACTGCCGGGGATGCACAACGTCAAGAACTCCCTGGCGGCGGTGGCGGTGGGCCTGGACCTGGAGATCCCGTTCAGCGTCATCGCCCAGGCCCTCTACGAGTTCAGCGGGGTTTACCGCCGGTTCGAGATCAAGGGGGAAAAGAACGGCATCCTGGTGATAGACGATTACGGGCACCATCCCACCGAGATCGAGGCCACGCTTAAGGCCGCCAAGGACGCCTTCGGCCGCCGGGTGATCGCGGTATTTCAGCCGCACCTCTACAGCCGCACCCGTGATTTTTACAAGGAATTCGGTTCGGCCTTCTATCAGGCAGATCTATTGATAGTAACCGGCATCTATCCGGCCCGGGAACAGCCGATCGAGGGGGTCAGCGGCAAACTGGTGGCCGACGCCGCCCGGGAACTGGGGCACCGTCAGGTGCAATACTTCGAACAAAGGTCGCAAGTGGCCGCCGAGCTTAAAACCATGGCCCGGCCCGGCGATATCATAATAACTTTGGGAGCCGGCGATATCTACAAGGCCGGGGAGGAATATTTGAATGGTTAA
- the murG gene encoding undecaprenyldiphospho-muramoylpentapeptide beta-N-acetylglucosaminyltransferase — MKLLIAGGGTGGHLYPGLAVAAEFTRLSPGNKVEFIGTKKGIEARVLPGTGYSLKYITIGGYLGKSHWQKMLFPFSFIIATLQSLFYMIAERPDAVLGTGGYVSAPPVLAAWMLRIPVSLLALDVMPSKAVRFLSRFAGEIYGGFPECSQHLDKKAKVSFTGNPIRREMGNISREQGLKEFGLEQGKKTILVFGGSQGAHSINLAVLDSLAHLDQAGHLKDIQIIFQTGQKDLSLVTEKCQNSKASVKVLAYIDKMPYAMAAAELVISRSGAGVSETLACGLPSILIPFPYAASNHQEYNARSLEKAGAAEMILDRELTGQILSQKIIEILFDGKKYKAMSEAAKDLARPEAAREIAGKIFKLSE, encoded by the coding sequence ATGAAACTTTTGATAGCCGGAGGCGGAACCGGCGGGCATCTTTATCCCGGGCTGGCGGTAGCCGCTGAGTTCACCAGACTGTCTCCGGGGAACAAAGTGGAATTCATAGGCACCAAAAAAGGCATTGAGGCCCGGGTGCTGCCGGGAACCGGTTACAGCCTGAAATATATCACCATAGGAGGTTACCTGGGAAAATCCCATTGGCAGAAGATGCTTTTTCCCTTCAGTTTCATTATCGCCACCCTGCAGTCACTCTTTTACATGATCGCCGAAAGGCCGGATGCGGTCCTGGGAACCGGGGGATATGTCTCGGCCCCGCCGGTGCTGGCCGCCTGGATGCTGCGGATCCCGGTGTCCCTGCTGGCTCTGGATGTGATGCCCAGCAAAGCCGTAAGATTCCTGTCCCGTTTTGCCGGCGAGATATATGGCGGCTTTCCCGAATGCTCCCAGCACCTGGATAAAAAGGCGAAAGTATCTTTTACCGGCAACCCCATCCGCCGGGAGATGGGAAATATCTCAAGGGAACAGGGGCTCAAAGAATTTGGCCTGGAACAGGGCAAAAAGACCATCCTGGTCTTCGGGGGCAGCCAGGGAGCCCACAGCATCAACCTGGCAGTGCTGGATTCCCTGGCTCACCTGGACCAGGCAGGACACCTGAAGGACATTCAGATCATCTTTCAAACCGGACAAAAAGATCTTAGCTTGGTAACGGAGAAGTGCCAAAACTCAAAAGCTTCGGTCAAAGTGCTGGCTTACATAGACAAGATGCCTTATGCCATGGCGGCCGCCGAGCTGGTCATCAGCAGGTCCGGGGCCGGGGTCTCGGAAACTCTGGCCTGCGGCCTGCCCTCGATCCTGATCCCCTTTCCCTACGCCGCCAGCAACCATCAGGAGTACAACGCCCGCAGCCTGGAAAAAGCCGGAGCCGCGGAGATGATTCTGGACCGGGAACTGACAGGACAGATTTTATCCCAGAAAATAATTGAGATTCTTTTCGACGGCAAAAAATATAAGGCAATGTCCGAAGCTGCAAAAGATTTGGCCCGGCCGGAAGCGGCCCGGGAAATAGCCGGAAAAATATTTAAACTTTCAGAATAA
- a CDS encoding FtsW/RodA/SpoVE family cell cycle protein, which translates to MNYRKGEIDHLLLVAVLLLAGYGFVMSYSVSDYLISGNSALFRSRDFKQPAALAQKISQAREGVPALIKSRLTASVLYQLGHYGSLKKVDADSLKKILTEALNPLLLGGAIYDDQAFKDVKVSKAAAGMLAQNPEGEELVKLNRMLLQSAFPREIRGRSFYYRLGILQGTFWRFLAAALVFIAAFKINYRKVRHLIGPVFMGLLVILYITPFAARAVRGAKSWFLGVQPAEFAKLFLVLFLADFMARRGEKMKSFKQGFFPVLACIGLVCAAVLLQPDFGSTLVIAVLGLLLIYLGGVSQPAWFAVLGLGMAGFVGLALTFRHVKNRLAGFWWASQGSDELSTLFQLPSSDFQSAVSLQFQKMLGHVPSPQELGGFKNALSQTYQSLLGIGSGGLLGVGMGQSRQKLLFLPEAHTDFIFSIIAEEGGLLIAAAVLVLFWVILWRGIKMARQMPEAFESYLMLGLSLGIFIQAAINIMVASGLFPITGIPLPFLSFGGSALMVNGAAAGLMLNLSRYRADRPGAGSDWRKDETFDSRRRNRRASLSRAGGSR; encoded by the coding sequence ATGAACTACCGTAAGGGGGAAATAGACCATCTGCTGCTGGTGGCGGTGCTGCTTTTGGCCGGCTACGGCTTTGTGATGAGCTACAGCGTCAGCGATTATCTGATATCAGGCAATTCCGCCCTGTTCCGGTCCCGCGATTTCAAGCAGCCGGCCGCGCTGGCCCAAAAGATCTCCCAGGCACGGGAGGGGGTTCCTGCCCTGATAAAAAGCCGGCTCACGGCTTCGGTCCTGTACCAGCTGGGGCATTACGGCAGTTTGAAAAAGGTCGACGCCGACAGTTTAAAGAAGATCTTGACCGAAGCGCTTAACCCGCTGCTGCTGGGTGGGGCCATTTACGACGACCAGGCCTTCAAGGATGTGAAAGTATCAAAGGCCGCAGCCGGGATGCTGGCCCAGAACCCGGAAGGCGAGGAGCTGGTGAAGCTGAACAGAATGCTGCTGCAGTCGGCCTTTCCCCGGGAGATCCGGGGCCGGTCATTCTATTACCGGCTGGGGATATTGCAGGGAACATTTTGGCGTTTTTTGGCGGCGGCCCTGGTCTTCATTGCCGCCTTCAAGATCAACTACCGCAAGGTTCGGCACCTGATCGGGCCAGTGTTCATGGGTCTGCTGGTGATCCTGTACATCACTCCTTTCGCGGCCCGGGCGGTGCGCGGTGCCAAGAGCTGGTTTTTGGGGGTCCAGCCGGCCGAGTTCGCCAAGCTTTTTTTAGTTTTGTTTTTGGCCGATTTCATGGCCCGCCGGGGGGAAAAGATGAAAAGTTTTAAGCAGGGATTTTTTCCGGTCCTGGCCTGTATCGGTTTGGTATGCGCGGCGGTGCTGCTGCAGCCTGATTTCGGCAGCACCCTGGTGATAGCGGTTCTGGGATTGCTCTTGATCTACCTGGGCGGGGTCAGCCAGCCGGCCTGGTTCGCGGTGCTGGGGCTGGGAATGGCTGGTTTTGTGGGCCTGGCGCTGACGTTCCGCCACGTTAAGAACCGGCTGGCCGGATTCTGGTGGGCTTCCCAGGGTTCCGATGAACTAAGCACATTGTTCCAGCTCCCCAGTTCCGATTTTCAGTCGGCGGTTTCCCTGCAATTCCAAAAAATGCTCGGTCATGTCCCTTCGCCCCAGGAACTGGGCGGATTCAAGAACGCCCTCAGCCAGACCTACCAGTCGCTCCTGGGGATCGGCTCGGGGGGGCTGCTGGGAGTGGGGATGGGGCAAAGCCGCCAAAAACTGCTGTTCCTGCCGGAAGCCCACACCGATTTCATATTTTCCATCATCGCCGAGGAAGGCGGATTGCTGATAGCAGCGGCGGTGCTGGTTCTTTTTTGGGTGATCCTATGGCGGGGGATAAAAATGGCCCGCCAGATGCCGGAGGCCTTTGAATCTTATCTGATGCTGGGTTTAAGCCTGGGGATATTCATTCAGGCGGCAATAAATATAATGGTGGCTTCAGGGCTTTTCCCCATCACCGGGATACCCCTGCCGTTCCTTAGTTTTGGCGGTTCGGCCCTGATGGTCAACGGGGCGGCGGCCGGCCTGATGCTGAACCTTTCGCGTTACCGGGCCGACCGGCCCGGCGCAGGCAGTGATTGGAGGAAGGATGAAACTTTTGATAGCCGGAGGCGGAACCGGCGGGCATCTTTATCCCGGGCTGGCGGTAGCCGCTGA